A part of Thermotoga sp. KOL6 genomic DNA contains:
- a CDS encoding iron-containing alcohol dehydrogenase: protein MENFVFHNPTKLIFGKGTIHQIGEELKQAGIGKVLFLYGGGSIKRNGVYEQVVESLKKHNVEWVEVSGVKPNPVLSKVHEAIEVARKEKVEAILGVGGGSVIDSAKTVAGGVLYDGDIWDAFIGKYKIEKALPVFDVLTISATGTEMNGNAVITNEKTKEKYGVSSRALYPRVSIVDPSVQSTLPKEQTVYGAVDAIAHILEYYFDGSSPEITNEIAEGTIRTIMKMVERLLENPDDYEARANLAWSATIALNGTMAVGRRGGEWSCHRIEHSLSALYDIAHGAGLAIVFPAWMKYVYKENPGQFERFAKKVIGFEGEGEDLILKGIESFKGWLKKVGAPVTLKDVGIPEEDIDKIVDNVMLLVEKNLKPKGDSLGKVKVLERDDVREILKLAAK from the coding sequence ATGGAGAACTTTGTTTTCCATAATCCTACAAAGCTGATCTTCGGAAAGGGAACCATTCATCAGATAGGGGAAGAATTGAAACAAGCTGGTATAGGAAAAGTTCTTTTCCTCTACGGGGGAGGTTCTATAAAGAGGAATGGAGTTTACGAACAAGTAGTGGAATCTCTCAAAAAGCACAATGTGGAATGGGTGGAGGTTTCGGGTGTCAAACCGAATCCTGTCCTTTCGAAAGTTCATGAAGCTATAGAAGTGGCAAGGAAAGAAAAAGTAGAAGCGATCTTGGGCGTCGGTGGTGGAAGTGTGATAGATTCTGCAAAAACTGTGGCCGGTGGTGTGCTTTACGATGGAGATATTTGGGACGCTTTCATAGGTAAGTACAAAATTGAAAAGGCCCTTCCTGTATTTGATGTGTTGACGATTTCCGCTACTGGAACGGAGATGAATGGAAATGCCGTCATAACTAATGAAAAGACGAAGGAAAAATACGGTGTCAGTTCCAGAGCACTTTACCCGAGAGTTTCCATCGTGGATCCTTCCGTTCAATCAACACTTCCAAAGGAACAAACAGTGTATGGAGCTGTCGATGCCATCGCACATATTTTGGAGTACTATTTTGATGGAAGCAGTCCGGAAATCACGAATGAGATAGCTGAGGGTACGATAAGGACTATCATGAAGATGGTCGAAAGACTGCTCGAAAATCCGGATGATTACGAAGCACGAGCAAATCTTGCATGGAGTGCCACCATAGCTCTGAATGGAACGATGGCCGTTGGTAGACGAGGTGGGGAATGGTCGTGTCACCGGATAGAACATTCATTGAGTGCTCTCTACGATATTGCACACGGTGCTGGCCTTGCTATTGTCTTTCCAGCTTGGATGAAGTACGTTTACAAAGAAAATCCTGGACAGTTCGAAAGATTTGCGAAAAAGGTGATTGGCTTTGAAGGTGAGGGAGAAGATCTTATACTAAAAGGAATTGAATCCTTCAAGGGTTGGTTGAAAAAGGTGGGAGCACCCGTTACTCTCAAAGATGTGGGCATTCCAGAAGAGGATATAGATAAAATTGTCGATAACGTTATGCTCCTCGTCGAGAAGAATTTGAAACCAAAAGGGGATTCTTTAGGAAAGGTTAAGGTGTTGGAGAGAGATGATGTTAGGGAAATATTGAAATTAGCTGCAAAATGA
- the pheS gene encoding phenylalanine--tRNA ligase subunit alpha gives MNIDVVEREAFERLSKVSSAEELEQFRVEFLGKKGKITSLMKNLKNLPPEERPTYGKRVNELREKVEALFREKKKQIEELMEKEKMERMRIDVTIPGARRKVGHSHPVAKIMEEIERIFVAMGFDVVEGPEIETTWYNFDALNTPEWHPARDEHDSFYITDDLLLRTHTSPVQVRTMLERKPPIAIISPGKVYRRDYDATHLPMFHQVEGLHVDKDLSVAHLKFTLEEFARRMFGESAKVRLRPSFFPFTEPSFEVDVYLKGYGWLEILGAGMVDPNVFLSVGYDPEEWTGYAFGMGVERIAMLKYGITDIREFVRNDVRFLSSY, from the coding sequence ATGAATATAGATGTCGTTGAAAGAGAAGCTTTTGAAAGACTATCAAAAGTATCCAGCGCTGAAGAACTAGAACAATTCAGAGTGGAGTTTCTTGGAAAAAAAGGAAAGATAACAAGTTTGATGAAGAATCTCAAAAATCTTCCTCCAGAGGAGAGGCCTACTTACGGAAAACGGGTGAACGAACTCAGGGAAAAGGTAGAAGCGCTGTTCAGAGAGAAGAAGAAACAAATAGAAGAGTTGATGGAAAAAGAAAAAATGGAGAGGATGCGAATCGACGTAACAATACCTGGTGCCAGGAGAAAGGTAGGACATTCTCACCCTGTTGCTAAGATCATGGAAGAGATAGAACGAATCTTTGTTGCTATGGGTTTTGATGTGGTAGAAGGGCCCGAGATTGAGACAACTTGGTATAATTTCGATGCTCTGAACACTCCAGAATGGCATCCTGCCCGTGACGAACATGATTCCTTCTATATAACGGACGATTTACTCCTTAGAACACATACGTCTCCCGTTCAGGTGAGGACGATGCTCGAAAGGAAACCCCCAATTGCCATTATCTCGCCTGGAAAGGTTTATAGAAGAGATTATGATGCAACACATCTTCCCATGTTTCATCAGGTTGAAGGATTACACGTCGATAAAGATCTCAGCGTAGCCCATTTGAAGTTCACTCTCGAGGAATTCGCTCGAAGGATGTTCGGAGAAAGTGCAAAAGTAAGATTGAGACCAAGTTTTTTTCCGTTTACAGAGCCAAGTTTTGAGGTAGACGTTTATCTAAAAGGATACGGTTGGCTTGAAATCCTCGGAGCCGGTATGGTCGATCCCAACGTGTTCTTAAGCGTGGGATACGATCCCGAAGAATGGACAGGTTACGCTTTTGGAATGGGTGTCGAAAGAATCGCTATGTTGAAGTATGGGATAACAGATATCAGAGAGTTCGTCAGAAACGATGTTAGATTTCTCAGTAGTTATTGA
- the pheT gene encoding phenylalanine--tRNA ligase subunit beta, whose amino-acid sequence MKVPESWLREFIDLDWDTEKIAEKLTFSGTSVEDIVEPFNLSGEILTAKVLEAKVHPETEKLLICKVSTGSRDYTVITADKTVKEGDYVILALEGATLNDGVRIQPREFKGIVSEGMLCSLEELGLEEKSENVYRFPEPVELGMNVIEKFGLRDHVFDLEITPNRPDCLSVLGVARELSALSGRPLKKPSPKVSFVDDEIDFEVFINDVDGCPRYSARIMKGVEVKDSPLWMKARLVASGMRSLNNIIDATNYIMLELGHPVHAFDLNRLKNKKIVVKSAEGGERVLLLDEKEYELKGGEILITDGENILALGGIMGGMNSGVYNDTKNLVLEVAYFNPVRIRKTSKTLGIVTESSYRFERGVDPNDVEFVSLRLAELIQKLSGGVVLNKFWDVYPRRIEKKRVFLRKEKIKSVLGMRVQGANEILERLEFEVKDEGERYEVTVPTFRPDVEREIDLIEEIGRVFGYEKIPSQVVSVPALNIGWNERQLFRKEISQFMKAMGFDEIISFSFVDSEQMQKWPIVAKEPVRLSNPISSEMDVMRTSLFYSLIQVLSGNFKRQNRNLKLFEIGKVYFKEKEEYRETEMLSAMTCGMENPYDYTDKRKVSFYTIKGVLDELFQKLGISVDFKEAILPGLFPTRTAKILFEIEELGIVGMVDPKLLDEYDVNEEVYFFEINLDLLWRISKGKPFYKPTPKFPSIRRDVSFLLPKGFKSIEVVNLFRKMGGTLVEEVGVFDVYEGKGVPTGMISVTFYVVFRHPERTLTDEEVNQMFEKMVEEAEKKLGIKRRF is encoded by the coding sequence ATGAAAGTACCCGAGTCATGGCTTAGAGAATTCATAGATCTAGATTGGGACACAGAAAAGATAGCGGAGAAACTCACCTTTTCTGGAACCAGTGTGGAAGATATCGTAGAACCTTTCAACTTATCTGGTGAGATTTTAACAGCAAAGGTTTTGGAAGCGAAGGTGCATCCTGAAACTGAAAAACTTTTGATCTGTAAGGTGAGTACGGGTAGTAGAGATTACACTGTTATCACAGCAGACAAGACCGTGAAAGAAGGAGATTACGTCATTTTAGCTCTTGAAGGTGCAACTCTAAACGACGGAGTAAGGATACAACCGCGTGAATTTAAAGGGATCGTATCGGAAGGTATGCTTTGTTCTCTCGAGGAGTTGGGGCTCGAGGAAAAATCAGAGAATGTATACAGATTTCCAGAACCGGTTGAGTTGGGGATGAACGTCATAGAGAAATTCGGGTTGAGAGATCACGTGTTCGATTTGGAAATTACCCCGAATAGACCTGATTGTCTCTCTGTTCTAGGAGTAGCTAGGGAGCTTTCTGCGTTGAGTGGCAGACCTTTGAAAAAACCCTCACCAAAAGTTTCTTTTGTCGATGATGAAATAGATTTCGAAGTTTTCATAAATGATGTTGATGGGTGTCCAAGGTATTCGGCTCGGATTATGAAAGGAGTTGAGGTAAAAGATTCCCCACTCTGGATGAAAGCTAGACTTGTTGCTTCCGGTATGAGATCTTTGAATAACATCATCGACGCTACGAATTACATCATGTTAGAACTAGGACATCCTGTCCATGCTTTTGATCTGAACAGATTGAAGAACAAAAAAATTGTGGTGAAATCAGCGGAAGGTGGAGAAAGAGTTCTCCTGCTTGATGAAAAAGAGTACGAACTGAAAGGCGGAGAAATTTTGATAACTGATGGTGAAAACATCTTGGCTCTCGGCGGGATCATGGGAGGAATGAATTCTGGTGTGTATAATGACACAAAAAACTTGGTTCTTGAAGTGGCTTATTTTAACCCTGTGAGGATAAGGAAGACATCCAAAACACTTGGTATCGTCACCGAATCTTCTTACAGGTTTGAACGAGGTGTTGATCCTAATGATGTGGAATTCGTGTCTTTGAGGCTTGCAGAGCTAATCCAAAAACTCTCAGGCGGTGTTGTTTTGAACAAATTTTGGGATGTTTATCCTAGGAGGATCGAGAAGAAGAGAGTGTTTCTCAGGAAGGAAAAAATCAAAAGTGTGCTCGGAATGAGGGTTCAAGGAGCAAATGAGATCCTCGAACGATTGGAATTCGAGGTAAAAGACGAGGGTGAGAGATACGAGGTGACCGTACCAACCTTTAGACCAGATGTTGAAAGAGAAATCGATTTGATTGAGGAAATAGGGAGAGTTTTTGGCTATGAAAAAATCCCGTCTCAAGTTGTGAGTGTACCAGCGTTAAACATAGGTTGGAATGAAAGACAGCTGTTTCGTAAAGAGATCTCTCAGTTTATGAAAGCTATGGGATTCGACGAGATTATAAGTTTTTCTTTCGTAGATTCGGAACAGATGCAAAAGTGGCCGATTGTAGCCAAAGAACCTGTGAGACTCTCCAATCCCATATCTTCGGAAATGGACGTGATGAGGACATCTTTGTTTTATAGTCTGATACAGGTACTCTCTGGTAATTTCAAGAGGCAGAACAGAAATCTGAAGCTTTTTGAGATAGGGAAGGTGTATTTCAAAGAGAAAGAAGAATACAGAGAAACCGAAATGCTTTCAGCTATGACTTGCGGTATGGAGAACCCTTACGACTATACCGACAAGAGAAAGGTTTCCTTCTACACAATAAAAGGAGTGTTGGATGAGCTGTTTCAAAAACTTGGGATTTCTGTTGATTTCAAGGAAGCTATTCTACCAGGGCTCTTCCCAACCAGAACGGCAAAGATACTCTTTGAAATCGAAGAATTAGGCATTGTAGGTATGGTGGATCCAAAATTACTTGACGAGTACGACGTTAACGAAGAAGTCTATTTCTTTGAAATAAATTTAGATCTTCTGTGGAGGATTTCAAAAGGCAAACCTTTCTACAAACCTACTCCAAAATTTCCTTCCATTCGAAGAGATGTTTCGTTCCTATTGCCGAAAGGCTTCAAATCCATTGAGGTTGTGAATCTTTTCAGGAAAATGGGTGGTACTCTTGTAGAAGAAGTTGGCGTCTTCGATGTTTACGAAGGAAAAGGTGTGCCTACAGGTATGATCAGTGTCACCTTTTACGTGGTGTTTAGACATCCAGAGAGAACTCTGACCGATGAAGAAGTGAATCAGATGTTTGAAAAGATGGTAGAAGAAGCAGAAAAGAAACTTGGAATAAAAAGAAGATTCTAA
- a CDS encoding TetR/AcrR family transcriptional regulator, with the protein MGNETKRKILEAAKKAFSKYGYDGVSMEEIAHEAGVKKALIYYYFPSKDKLFEEVWREAIEELENHLFAVAEETNSYFAKIKKFLRSYVDFVLNKTVLNEIIEKEKVTIRFEREGKWSSLREKYENFIKRVEELIEEGKKQNYVYKDLDSRAAAELIVNSMGDVPRDKKLLQNIQEMILRGLLKMKTEEGR; encoded by the coding sequence TTGGGCAACGAGACAAAACGCAAAATTCTCGAAGCAGCGAAAAAAGCGTTTTCAAAATATGGTTACGATGGGGTCAGTATGGAAGAAATCGCACATGAAGCGGGTGTGAAAAAAGCTCTTATATATTACTACTTTCCAAGCAAAGACAAACTTTTCGAGGAAGTATGGAGAGAAGCAATAGAAGAGCTGGAAAATCACCTTTTTGCGGTTGCAGAAGAGACCAATTCCTATTTTGCAAAAATAAAGAAATTTTTGAGGTCTTACGTTGATTTCGTGTTGAACAAGACCGTTTTGAACGAAATCATAGAGAAAGAAAAAGTAACAATTCGTTTCGAAAGGGAAGGAAAATGGTCATCGCTCAGAGAAAAGTATGAAAATTTCATCAAGCGAGTAGAGGAATTGATAGAAGAGGGAAAGAAGCAGAACTATGTTTACAAAGATTTGGACTCCCGAGCTGCTGCGGAACTCATTGTAAATTCAATGGGAGATGTTCCAAGGGATAAAAAGTTGTTACAAAACATACAAGAAATGATATTGAGAGGCCTCTTGAAGATGAAAACAGAAGAGGGGCGTTAG
- a CDS encoding radical SAM protein, whose amino-acid sequence MPVGGIKGMIYRQAGKLVGTFVRNADVETLGKIFGTLSMFTKEPAKSGLRKLSDLAKERHPMVMSWVNVFKKASPKCVEGVINNLIINEFALGEPIRQEKMHEYKTVLPKLLVLSPTYACNLNCVGCYAGLYGRKYELSHDEVRDILKQANDLGIYFFIITGGEPFFWPHLMDIFEEFKDSYFLVYSNGTLIKEETAKKLAELGNVTVSISVEGFETDTDWRRGRGIFKKILEAWERLRRHGVIFGASVTATRMNHDTLMKDEFWDFLEEQGVSYVWVYQFMPVGMNPTMDLVPTPKQRYERFHKLEQIRLSGKFAFVADFWNHGFLTNGCLAAGAKYLHINAKGYVEPCVFQQFAVDSIREKKLIDILKSPFFEAYKRMIPYSDNLFRPCPIIDNPKVFRAMVKAFNAKPQHEGSERIITELAPEIDKLAAEWKKYADKLWYEEGYSEIYPANRGVYSYEVRMRRYADKEKLLAVDKRYRD is encoded by the coding sequence ATGCCAGTAGGTGGAATCAAAGGGATGATCTATCGTCAAGCGGGAAAACTCGTTGGAACGTTTGTAAGAAACGCCGATGTGGAAACGTTGGGGAAGATTTTCGGAACTTTGAGTATGTTCACGAAAGAACCTGCTAAAAGTGGACTTAGAAAGCTCTCCGATCTTGCAAAAGAACGACATCCCATGGTGATGTCTTGGGTGAATGTTTTCAAAAAGGCAAGCCCAAAATGTGTCGAAGGTGTTATAAACAACTTGATCATCAACGAGTTTGCACTAGGAGAACCTATCAGACAAGAAAAAATGCACGAATACAAGACTGTTCTTCCAAAACTTTTAGTTTTGAGTCCTACATACGCATGTAACCTCAATTGTGTGGGTTGTTACGCAGGTCTTTACGGTAGAAAATACGAACTTTCCCATGACGAGGTTAGGGATATTTTGAAGCAGGCCAACGATCTTGGAATATATTTCTTCATTATCACCGGTGGTGAACCGTTCTTCTGGCCACACTTGATGGATATATTTGAAGAATTCAAAGACAGCTATTTCCTCGTTTACTCGAATGGAACTCTCATAAAAGAAGAAACAGCGAAAAAACTGGCCGAGCTCGGAAACGTTACTGTATCCATCTCCGTAGAAGGCTTTGAAACAGATACAGATTGGAGAAGAGGTAGAGGAATTTTCAAAAAAATATTGGAAGCATGGGAAAGATTGAGACGACATGGTGTGATTTTTGGAGCATCCGTTACAGCAACTCGCATGAACCATGATACTCTTATGAAAGATGAATTCTGGGATTTCTTGGAAGAACAAGGAGTTTCTTACGTTTGGGTTTATCAGTTCATGCCCGTTGGAATGAATCCAACCATGGATCTCGTTCCCACACCAAAACAGAGATACGAAAGATTCCACAAACTTGAACAAATAAGACTCAGTGGTAAATTTGCATTTGTTGCTGATTTTTGGAACCATGGATTCCTCACAAACGGTTGTCTTGCAGCAGGTGCAAAATATTTGCATATCAATGCTAAGGGCTATGTGGAACCGTGTGTCTTCCAGCAATTTGCAGTTGACAGCATACGAGAGAAAAAACTCATTGATATACTGAAATCACCATTCTTTGAAGCCTACAAGAGAATGATACCGTACAGCGACAATCTCTTCAGACCTTGCCCGATTATTGACAATCCAAAAGTGTTCAGGGCAATGGTCAAAGCGTTCAACGCAAAACCCCAGCACGAAGGTTCCGAGAGAATAATTACGGAACTTGCACCAGAAATTGATAAGCTTGCTGCTGAATGGAAAAAATACGCGGACAAACTTTGGTATGAAGAGGGATATTCAGAAATTTATCCTGCAAACAGAGGAGTATACTCTTACGAAGTAAGGATGAGAAGATACGCTGACAAAGAGAAACTCCTCGCTGTGGACAAGCGTTACAGAGATTAA
- a CDS encoding radical SAM protein — MRNPPFIVEYELTTRCNFNCKHCYCEAGKPHPNELSFEEIKELIIDLKEMKVWALDLVGGEPLLHPRILDILSFGKEVGQRLMINTNGSLATKDMVSKIRKVNPNVLIGVSLEGPDPETNDYVRGKGNFERAVQGIRNLINEGFQVTILHVINRRNWKKFEKMVKFALEIGASAVYVDRFIPVGRGAIYAKELDMEPNEWKLAIEHVLNVVNSYKDEIIFYVEESISGDLCSAGINHASILVDGTAVPCGHFRYKKEYYMGNIRERKFFEIWNDYKPLPSPSSCSHCPLLDKCGGGCKAYYLLKNYEKDEAICAVNKGRYNIK, encoded by the coding sequence ATGCGAAATCCACCCTTCATAGTAGAATACGAACTAACAACGAGATGTAATTTCAATTGTAAACACTGCTATTGTGAAGCAGGAAAGCCTCATCCGAACGAACTCAGTTTTGAAGAAATAAAGGAATTGATAATCGATTTGAAAGAGATGAAGGTTTGGGCTCTCGATTTAGTAGGAGGAGAACCACTTTTACATCCGAGAATCCTCGACATACTTTCTTTTGGAAAAGAAGTGGGACAACGTCTTATGATAAATACCAACGGTTCACTGGCAACGAAAGATATGGTTAGTAAGATCAGAAAAGTCAATCCAAATGTGCTGATAGGAGTATCCTTAGAAGGACCCGATCCCGAAACAAACGACTACGTGAGAGGGAAAGGTAACTTTGAAAGAGCAGTACAAGGTATAAGAAACTTAATAAATGAGGGATTCCAGGTTACGATATTGCATGTGATAAACAGGAGAAACTGGAAAAAATTCGAAAAAATGGTGAAATTTGCTTTAGAAATAGGTGCAAGCGCTGTGTACGTTGACAGATTCATTCCCGTAGGAAGAGGCGCTATCTACGCAAAAGAATTGGATATGGAACCAAATGAATGGAAGCTTGCAATCGAGCATGTATTGAATGTTGTGAATTCCTACAAAGATGAAATCATTTTTTACGTAGAAGAATCGATTTCTGGTGATCTTTGCTCGGCCGGGATCAACCACGCTTCTATTTTGGTTGATGGGACAGCTGTTCCCTGTGGTCATTTCAGATACAAAAAGGAATATTACATGGGAAATATTCGCGAAAGAAAATTTTTCGAGATATGGAACGATTACAAACCTCTCCCTTCCCCTTCCTCATGCTCGCATTGTCCTCTCTTAGATAAATGCGGAGGAGGTTGTAAGGCTTACTACTTACTGAAAAACTACGAAAAAGACGAAGCAATTTGTGCTGTAAACAAGGGGAGATACAACATAAAGTAA
- a CDS encoding ATP-binding cassette domain-containing protein: MENRRFPIKLDHLSVSNSGKVILDNITLSFVEGINVLYGPRGSGKSTLLRSVVKLNNEIFDELVEDGTVYLFGEDVRDLEDTYVRRKALYLDTSFIDAMNHYNFDEFLSLSLKRKVALDEFSAKLDDLGILKKLFMGQKTPLSFFSPAEKISLLLFILEQKKPEIILMDCLLDHLDDENLERIIETFLDMKKDRTFVISTRILQRFLYIADLLVILNSGRINYAGSPRDFVLKL; encoded by the coding sequence ATGGAAAACAGAAGGTTCCCGATAAAGCTTGATCATCTCTCCGTTTCAAATAGCGGTAAAGTGATCTTAGACAATATTACTCTTTCGTTCGTAGAGGGTATAAACGTGTTGTATGGGCCCCGAGGTTCTGGCAAATCAACGTTGCTGAGATCTGTTGTCAAGTTAAACAACGAAATTTTCGATGAACTCGTCGAAGATGGAACTGTTTACTTGTTTGGTGAGGATGTTAGGGATCTTGAAGATACCTATGTGAGAAGAAAGGCTTTGTATCTCGATACAAGCTTTATCGATGCCATGAATCATTACAACTTTGATGAATTCTTGAGTTTGAGCCTGAAAAGAAAAGTTGCATTGGATGAATTTTCCGCTAAATTGGATGATCTTGGTATTCTCAAGAAGTTATTCATGGGTCAAAAAACTCCCCTTTCTTTCTTTTCCCCCGCCGAAAAAATATCCCTCCTTCTGTTTATATTGGAACAAAAAAAACCCGAGATCATATTGATGGACTGTTTATTAGACCATCTCGATGATGAAAACCTCGAAAGGATCATTGAGACCTTCCTAGATATGAAAAAAGATAGGACCTTCGTCATATCAACTCGCATCCTTCAACGGTTTCTCTACATAGCCGATTTGTTGGTGATATTGAATAGTGGTAGAATCAATTATGCAGGAAGTCCAAGAGATTTTGTTTTGAAATTATGA
- a CDS encoding 1-phosphofructokinase family hexose kinase produces MVLTVTLNPALDREIFIEDFQVNKLYRLGDLSKTQMSPGGKGINVSIALSKLGIPSVATGFVGGHMGRILVEELRRISNLITTNFVYVDGETRENIEIIDEKNHTITAINFPGPEIDKSDVDHFLRRYKMTLSKVDCVVISGSIPLGVNESLCNELVKVAREKGIFVFVEQTPRLLEKMLEGPEYPNVVKPDLRGDHSSFLGLKPNTFDDYVELAEKIAEKAHVAVVSYKIKSDIVATRDGVWIIESKEEIDTSHLLGAGDAYVAGMVYYFVTHGANFLEMAKFGFASALAATRRKEKYMPDLDAIKREYDHFTVERVK; encoded by the coding sequence ATGGTTTTAACAGTCACCCTCAACCCTGCGCTAGATAGGGAGATCTTTATAGAAGATTTCCAGGTGAACAAGCTTTATAGATTGGGAGATCTATCTAAAACACAAATGAGCCCAGGCGGTAAGGGAATAAACGTATCCATAGCCCTTTCTAAACTTGGTATACCTTCGGTGGCCACAGGTTTTGTTGGAGGTCACATGGGTAGGATTCTTGTTGAAGAATTGCGGAGAATTTCGAATCTGATCACAACGAATTTCGTTTATGTTGACGGTGAAACAAGAGAGAACATAGAAATCATCGATGAAAAAAATCATACCATCACGGCCATAAATTTCCCTGGTCCAGAGATTGATAAATCGGATGTGGATCATTTTTTGAGAAGATACAAAATGACACTTTCAAAAGTTGACTGTGTGGTTATTTCAGGAAGCATACCGCTTGGAGTAAATGAAAGTCTTTGTAATGAATTGGTAAAAGTTGCCCGTGAGAAAGGAATCTTCGTTTTTGTAGAGCAAACACCAAGATTGTTGGAAAAAATGTTGGAAGGACCTGAGTATCCTAATGTGGTGAAACCAGATTTGAGGGGAGATCACAGTTCCTTTCTTGGTCTGAAACCTAATACTTTCGATGATTATGTAGAACTTGCAGAAAAAATTGCAGAAAAGGCACATGTGGCAGTAGTTTCCTATAAGATAAAAAGTGACATCGTTGCTACAAGAGATGGGGTATGGATCATAGAATCAAAAGAGGAGATAGATACTTCTCATCTTCTGGGAGCAGGAGATGCTTATGTAGCAGGGATGGTGTACTACTTTGTAACGCATGGCGCGAACTTCCTTGAAATGGCGAAGTTTGGTTTCGCATCGGCTCTGGCGGCAACCAGACGAAAAGAGAAGTACATGCCAGATCTCGACGCAATAAAGAGAGAGTACGATCATTTCACCGTAGAAAGGGTGAAATGA
- a CDS encoding HPP family protein → MRVKDAVIYDISAVFEDETVETVIRLLSRQNLSGVPVVDYDMRVVGFVSESDLIKALVPSYFSLLRSASFIPDTNQLIRNVVKIKDKPISEFMNKPPIVVKEDDPLIVAADYLIRHGFKSLPVVDDSMQLVGILRRIDVLRVVSERKLEI, encoded by the coding sequence ATGAGGGTAAAAGATGCTGTGATTTACGATATTTCCGCTGTTTTTGAAGATGAGACTGTGGAAACGGTTATAAGGCTTTTATCAAGACAAAATCTTTCTGGGGTGCCTGTAGTTGATTACGATATGCGTGTTGTGGGTTTTGTAAGTGAAAGTGATTTGATAAAAGCTTTGGTGCCAAGCTACTTTTCTCTTTTAAGATCCGCTTCCTTCATACCTGACACCAACCAATTGATAAGGAACGTGGTCAAAATAAAGGATAAACCCATCTCAGAGTTTATGAACAAACCTCCTATAGTGGTGAAAGAGGATGATCCCTTGATAGTCGCGGCGGATTATCTCATAAGACATGGTTTTAAATCTCTTCCAGTGGTCGATGATTCTATGCAACTTGTCGGTATATTAAGAAGAATTGATGTTCTGAGGGTGGTCTCGGAGAGGAAGTTGGAGATATGA